tcaacatatttcattcacttaagaatgctttgtgcagttgtacatttgtatgcttaaaacattatgtgtaggttatatcttgcAGAAATTTAACAAttcatttcatacaatcatatttattttgatgttgatttctgagtggacagtaatgtgatggtttcacttttgttactcgtagcctggtagtctatattgcttttatttcaatcccaaccttgtgttaattaggattatttcaccggtaagaaggcacagggagatgcgttttttgtagtccattttctgaacattgtagtttcaacacagcagacccacgtcatcaacctccgccggcccgtcgcatttaatgacatcgcctagtggaaaatgccgtcggattgtcagagcaatgAGATcacctttccctaagtcctttatgaattctcctaacatctttccttgacctcatgacgttttcgcggttaaggtaaagtggatagtgaaaggagataggagggacaattcgaacgcacccttcCTTCCCTCTTGTCGTCTACATACTCGTGGTCCTGAATCATCTacttttctctttctggctcccttaggtttgtttttttcctttttattttattttttggataTTGGTTTACTTGTCAAAGTAAGCTTTTGGACTTTGGTTAAATACCTAAATGATTTTGTTGTTCTGCAATCAGGTccccctctttgtttttttcaatgaacATGccaaatggacttgagcttgtttagcgctttcctagtcttctgactactcagagctcttttacactgcaggtcacatctacccattcacacactgatgtcagaggctgctatgtaaagtgttcatcagtattaactaatcttAAATACATATCCATACGCTGCCGTTaactcagggttaagtgtcttgcccaaggacacatcagacatgtggctgcaggagctggagatcgaacccaGAACCgtcaggttgagagacgaccgactccaccactgaaccacagccgccacACCCAGTGTCTCACCACCcttattgtcttgttttttacatgtcaaaagtaaaaaaaaattatatttaagCAACATGAGctgtattttaaaacatttaaagagaccaAAGTAGTGAAGCTTTGTGGAAGTGAATAGAACACTGACTGTTTGTAGTTATCCTCTTGTTATAGTAGATGTGTTATATAAGCACTATTTTctacaaataaaacacttgtGATGCTCCAGTCACACGAGGCCTTTTGATGTCTTCATCATGTTCCAAACCTCCTCTACAGCACAATGGACTCGATGTGTTTTAcaatacacacaaagacacattgAGCACACATCAGCGAAAACACTGAAGTGTTCTAACGTTTATTGAAGCAGTGTTATTCATATGAATCATTGTGCATCCACTGAGAAGAGGCCATACTGTGTCAAAAGAAATCCTAACAAAATAACTcgtatttacatttatattaacatagaaatatttatacatttgaaaCACCCTCTTCTAAGCGGTTCATATTGCTTTTGTATTATATGATTATACACTTTTCTTTAGTAATAAAGTCAATTAGAAGTTTGCATCTCATGCAGTTTGTAGTGGTTGTAGTCTCAGCATCACTAGAAGCCAGTCCATCAAGTCAAATGTGAAATAGTTAACACAAGCAACAATAGAAACTGTGTAAAAGCTAAAACTGTTCATCTGTAAAGACAAAGCATGTCCCTAAAAGAATGGAAGATTTCAGGAAACTTTGGGTTTTTATCAGTCAGTTGCAGTCCTGTGCATTTTCCTTGACACCTGAAAGACAGGACAACATCATTTGTATTATCAAACATTCAATCTTTATACATTGCATCAATTCATCtcaagaaactttacaaaacGAGCAGGTCTGGACCGTACTCTTTGATATATTattaacaaagacacaacattaaTCCATGATGAGAACAGCAATTAGCAATATTACGCAAAGCTACAGTGGCAAAGAGACAATgacttttaagaggcagaaaccttgagcagaaccagactcatgctGAACAGACATCTACctaaactgtgttgggcttagaaagtgggatagagggagattcAGGAAGAGACGGAGCgagacaaacacagcaacaacacctccaatAAACAACAATAGATACAAGTGATATTTAGATACAATGGGAGTAATAATGGTAAAGGTATGTGTAGTAGTAGCAGTAATAAAAAAGTATTATAATAGACCGATCATTCTAATATGAACATATAGCAACTTTAATGGCCATGACATGGGGAGTACTTATCATGTTAATTATATCAGTTGAAGTTCTCATTCATAGTAATGGTAATTGACATAAAGGCTTTGTAATAATAATGTAAGGTTGTTATTTATTAGACttagtgaaagaaaaacagtcaatgTAAGTGGtctaaatattgtttttgttagtGTTTGTTATTCTAGGCAGGATAtgtgatgaaagaaaaagcTGAGTGGTTTCCGGGATTGCTTTTTCCTAATACAAATCATTCAGAAGAGATCAGAAACTACTGTGTAAGCTTATCAAATGTGCTTATTTTGCAAACAAAAGGAATGGGTTTCAGAGTCTGATTGCTTTTAAGAATTATTTTCTGTAGAGAGTGTCACATTCAGAGGTACCATCTCTCATATCAATTGTATCAATCGATATAAAAGCTACTTCCAACCCTGCCTTTTGGTGAATTGTATATGACTCAGTGAACGATGATGATTGatgcaataaaaataacaagCCCCAAAGGTAGCATGCTAAGAACACTTGTTGCAAACTCACCTTTTATTCCAGTGAGTCAGTGTTCACAGAGTGACGCAAAGACTCCTTCAGCTGGAAAGCAGGACACACGACAGTCAGTATTTAGAAAGTTTGGTTCATGAACATTATATATTCATATGTGTTGTGTTCATTGTGTAGTATATTGTTTGATTGTATTAACCATGTGATTCAATGGTATGTAGAGTCATACAAACTAAGGGGTATAATTTACAATGCTTATTCTCTGTTTACTATAGACATCACTTTCCTCACAGAGTAGATGAGACAGCCTCATCACTGCTTGGATTATGTTCGTTAAATAGTTGAAATTCTAGTTCCCCTCGAATTCCTTTGTCCTTTCTTGTTTCCTTACAGAGAGAAATGTGATGATCTGACCTTCTGTAGGAAGCTCAATATGTCCACCTTGTCCGCCTTAGTGGGAGAACAGCTCATGTCCTCCCTGATGCTTTCAGATCCAGGAGGTGACTGCCTGTGAGAATCCACACTCCAGGAGGAGACATCCATTGAAGGCATCCAGGGCATTAGACAGCACTGAGTGGCTACTGTCCTGTTGGAGGCCGGGCACGGTGATGGGGACACCTTTCCAGGTACAGAGACTCTGAGTTGAGTGCAGAGCAGAGACTGCTCATCCAACAGTCTGTGCATCTtctgttcaaaaacacagaaacataattacataaaaaacatgattaaaaaacaaatctactTATACAGGACAGATGCTCTGATTATAGAACAGATACCATCTCATCCTGTCAAAGAAGGAACTACTCATAATGAATTACATTTTCCATGGTCCAATGTGTGTGAGTAgcatggaaaataaataaaaaagacattttaaatcagtCATAAAGTGAATATGTCATTCACATGATCAGACCTGAAGGCGGTGAGGCTGATAGGTTGACCATCAGATCAAATGGTGGCTTATTGTTTAGTTTAACGTCAGATGTTACATGTCAGTGGCTTGATGGCTTGTGGTTTTCACTCCGCATGCATTTTCTATCGGGGCGTTTATCAATGCAAATTCAAAAACTGTCAAGCAATAAAACTGCATTTCATGATCAAACTCATATTAGCATAAATGGACTTGGCTCTAGGCATAAATATcatgattcatttttgtattttcttcttaaCGCTTTATGCCAGAGATTATTAACTGGTGGCCTGTGGGTCACATCCGGCCCTCCAAAGCTTCCTAACAGGCCATCCTATAAATCATCTCGGGtgattaaacaataaacatacAGATAAAATCACAAGGCTTAAATAGTCACATCAGGTTAATGGGAGAAATTACATTTCCACTCTGACACCAACTTCTTCACATCGGGCTTGACAGCTGTCAGACTTATGTGCAAGTGTGTTTTAAAGTCTGGCCCCCACAGTGTCTGTGATGAAAAGATAGCCTTTGTAAAATGAAGTTGCTGACCTCTGCTTTATGCAATAACACATTTAATAGAAAACTCAGATAGTTGCTCAAAGAGCCAATTACTGAATTACAAGAATAATGATGCATCATCTGATAATAAGCATAATCAGTTATcgaaaatgttttatgttgatGGGCCTTCAGCTTCTATTCACTCATCTTTTATATTAGCTCTATTCCCCCAGCAGACAAGTGTGACTGAGTGTGTTACCATTTTCAAGCTGTCGTCATAGTGATGGGCCAGTTCATTCAGATGCATCTCCAATTCTCCTGCCTCTTTTTTCACTGCTTGCCTCAGCTCCTCTATGTCTCGAACCTtctccctacacacacacacacacacaggatttttttaaacaacacataTATTCATAACATATTTTGTTTCATCTTACATGACTTTATTGTTTCTCCTTCCAACCAAATATCactcattttattatttagggCTAGTGTTATTATTTAGTGTCTAATAAGAGACAGCTGagttgaaaaaagagagaggggagaccATATTTGAAACTAATTTTAAAAACCACCAAGTTTACTTTAGGCACTTGCGTTGGGACAGTTTTAAACAAAGAgagttttctatttttattttgaggaaAGACATGTGTAGCGTGCTTCTGCATCTTTTTCTGTATCTGTGACGTCTCAGTTTACATGTCGGGGTCACACATCTTCATACTCTGAAGCCACATATGAACCAAACAGGACTTCATGAACATGAGGGAGTACCTGTCCTGGTCAGAGAGGTCTCTGTAAACTGCAGCCTGGTCTTcagacagctgctcctccatgCTGCACAGCACATAGCGAAACTGCTGCAGACTCAGCATCATCTCCTCCAACTCATCCAGAGAGTACTATTGAGAACAAGAACATCCAGATAATGGGAAATATAAAACAGAATCATGGAGACATTCCAGGCTAAGATACAACAGATGACAACGTGTTTATCCAGAAACACATCACAAGATCAAAATCTAGACCTTAACTGTGAAGACAGTTTGAAAAGCTTTTTATTGAACAATTAATATTATTTCAAACTGTTTGCTATTTACTTCATACTGTGAAGAATTAAAAGAATGATTAATATGGTCTTTATCTGAGGCTtttgaagaaatgtttaaatgaaaatgtatttttatatgaAGCATTTTATAAAACTGAGGAGGCACACTGGAAACATTTCAATGGAACAAAGGTAAATTAAGCTTTTATATTCtcagttttaaaatacattcacaACACAGTTCATTTAGGTGTCATTTATGAATAGTACTGAATAAAATTGAatgaaagagagacaaaaacaagactgaAGGATAGTAGAAAGAATAGAGAAAGACCTCCACGAGCTCTGCATGCCAATGAGGCATTTATATGTTAATATGGTGCTGGCTTTGAAAAGGCTGCTATCTCAAGAACTATGGTAACATGACaacaaatattctgttttttacaaAGTGCAAATATCGTGTCTCATTGGACATACAGGGATTGACAAACAGCTCACTGCTGATAGCAACTGTTTCTGAAATGGTTGAATACAAAGACAAGTTTCCATTACTCAAATCATACAGATGGACTTGTTTTCTTAAtcacattatgttttttttggtgggtgGGTTAAAATTAAACTTCTATGATGCTAAAAAAAGGTACAGCTTCTGAACGTTTCTAACAGATTTCAAGATCGGTTTTAGGTAAAGAAATTGTTTGTTTAAGCAATCTAAGGGCACGTTGAGTTCACAGTCATATCCGTTTCAGTAGATTGGCAGAAATATGCACACAACATGGACATTAATTAGCCTAATCGATGCAACCGTTCGTCATAACAATCATTTTAAGCAATGTTGGTAAAGGGTTCCCATTGGTCCAATGTAGAGGTTGAGTGTTTTCTCAATATTTGCAAATTATTATTCATTCAGAGTTACCTGGATAAAACCCATAACAACTCAGAGGTCTTTGGGAAAATCTGCAACTGTATTAGGATGTAATGAcgtatgtacaagaggtaaccatgctcaggcccAGTAAGTGCTGACCAGCAGGGGACTGGGGAGGGTCATGGTACAGGGCAACCAGGCCTAGTGTGAATGTGCTCTAAGAGGTAGAATTAAGACTTTTctgataaaagagagagagagagctcctACTCTTTCAGACTAAAGCCCAGGAGTTGTTTAGAGACTCATCCCAGCAAACTGACTCCAGATCAAACCTCTGTAGAGGCACCAGAGCGGCTAGTCAGACATTGACCTGGGTTTGCCACTGGAGAAGGTAATTTATTATGTACTCAATAGAAAACTATTTTCAGCTTCAAAACAAATGACATCAGCAAGTAGGTGATCTACCAATGATAGGGAGGTGGGGAATTAAAGAGTTAAATTGCTTGAATGTTCAGTAAAAGCTGCTCGCCTAGCCATCAGGCAAAAAACAAACCTAGGCAAGCTGGTCAAAGTTTAGAGCTGGTAGTTGCAAGATGTTTAATGTAAACATCAAATAACTAAAAAagaatttctctctctcttgaacaTGTATGTAGGAATATAAAATGCTTGGAAACCTGTTGGGAAGCTGAGAATAAAGATGGAGTAAAAATGCTATAGATTATATTTTTATCCCATGAATTTTTCCGTAGCAGTAGTTGCTTAGAAATCAAATGTTAGCCAGTTTAAATCCTTATTTTAAGATTATGTCTacacaaaaataatatataataatatagtAAATAATTTTGATACCAGTCATCCCTGTGGAGACACTGGTATGgctgtctttaaaaatgttggtgGAGTTTTGGTGCATGGAAAAAACATGTAATGTCCACCAAAAGAAAGACCAAATTAAAGTTTTGactgaaatagatttttttttcagttgaaaGTAAAAGCTAAAGTATCTGTGACTGATCCATGACTGTGTATGATTGAACTTAGAAAGTGAAATAACTATATAGTATAGAGAAAGGCGGTGTTACTTACAGGAATGTTCCCCACAGTGTGTTGCTTGTTGTAATCGCAGGTACCCTGATGGTCACAGGAGAAGCAGCATGCCATGGTGGCTGTGTGATTGCCCTCCCAAAGGTTCTTCTCATCCTCATATCCATTCCTCtccacctcttcttcctcatcagACCACAAACCTTTGTCTAAAGAGACCGACACAGTACTGTTTTCTCTAGCCATTCCAGGGAAACACTCGTACGACTGCCCTTCATAAGATAGCAGAGGCAGAGACGGTGATGAAGAGAAAATCAGTGTAGGCCTTTGTATAGTTTCTGACACACCTGCTGCGTTCTGGATAGTGTCAGGAGCCCCATGTGATAACACCTTGGAgagattgtttttttgaatCTGCCAGTCTGTCCATGACTGAACAGCACGGAAAGGGGTGGAGGTGTCCAAAGGGACAACAGTAGGGAGAAGGGTGCTGCATTTTGAATcagtcatgaagggaacatcctTCCTGTGGATGATATGAGAAGATGGAGATGAAGACATCTGGACAGAAACAGAGCGGCTCAACGGCTTTGGTTCTGGGTTTGCTGGGGCGGTGTACATTGTTGACGATGACATCAACGAAGACATCACTTTGCCTGTGGATAATAATGAATCTAGAATAGCTGCTCCCCTAGTCAAAAGAGAATTCCCAGGAGATCCATCTGAGGCTTCAAAGCTGCCTGATTCTTCAAGAAGAGAGCTTTGATTAGAAATCTGAATAGGTTCTGCCCAATAGACTTGCCTTTCATTATCAAGCTGTTGAAAATAGGCATCCAAATCTCCACTTTCACCATCTGAGCCATCCACTGAGGTTTGAAATGCCACGTCTAAGCTCTCAATCTCAAATAAGCTTTTTGGTTGTATTTCAtttcttgtgtttgtctctgGGACTTCTCCATGGAAACGTAAGGAAGTTCTTGGTGAGTCACTTTCTGTGCCATTAATGTCTATTTGATAGAATTGTCTCAGCTCTTCTGGTTTTGTTTCAGTTGAAAGCTCACCATGCAAACTACCGGACAGGACCTGTGggtctccttcttcttccttatCGACTAATCTGGAACCTTCTGACAAACCAGCAGAGCTCTCTGTATGTGAGATGTAAACAACAGTTTCTGGAGTCTGCACAGTGTCAGAGTGTCTGTCATCCCCTCTCTCGTCCCTTTCATTCCTCAGAAGGGTATCCTCTAAGTCCAACGAGAGGTAATCCATCTTTGAAGGAATAACATCTTGGGCAGGACAAGCCACAGCAATGTCCCCGTCGTCATCAAAACAATGTTGTCCTTCTTGTTTGGAGATGGTCTGCTCTGTAAATTCGGCCATTCCTCCAAAAGTTGGATCTACAAGACTCTCCTTAAAGTGTGGTTTTGATGACAAGGTAGACTCACAAATTGTAACGGATGGGTCAGGAGTAAGGCTTGGCTGCTGGTTGAACTCCTCAAACCTAGAGGAGTCCAGAAAGAGATCGGGTGGATATAAAGGTCTGTCCTGGTCCGACTGAAAGATGTGACAAGAGGgtgcttcctcttcttttgtttgtgtacaACTAGGTGGATCACAGGGTCCTTTTTCCCCGGAGTCTCGGAGAAGAGTgtcattttgattgttttctggACTCTGTGAGGAGGACGCTTCAGAGGATGCCCAGTGAATCTCAGAGGGAGCAGAGGAAGGTAGAAAAGGGTCAGAGGGAAGCTGGGATGACGAGCCATCAGTAGCAGAGAGAGAGTTTTGATGAAAATACTCCTCAGTCTGTCTGGACTGTGTGTCACCTGGACCCCCAGAGGAGGAATTTATGGAATTAATCACAAAATCTAAATTTGGAGAGTAAGAAGAGACAGGAGGTGTAACACTAGAGCATGCTGTGGGATCAGAGTCATGAGAAAGAATAGAGAGGCTGGGGGATGGACTATCTTTTTCCTCCATTTTAACCTCCTCTGATTCACTAACTATTGAATCAGCCTTCATGGGAGAAGAGCTAGAGGAGACGGGTGTGAAAGAGGCAGGGGGAGGAGTTTTAGATTGGTCATTTGTATCCTGTAACTCTGGTGAGGAAAAACAAGGGGAAAGGTATTCATACTCTGACGCAGCCAACGAAGCAGGTGGACACTGAGTCTGATCTGGTGGTGTCATAGTGTCTGAATTGTCCAGGTCAGATTTAGGGTCACACAACAAGGCAGGAGACTGGGAAGGGCCAGAGATGACTGATTGCTCTGGTGAAAAAGATGTCAGAGATGAAGGTAGCAGGGAGGTTGGGGAGGATTGaggggaagaaggagaaggagtgCGTGGCCTCtcgctgctgctgtcagtgctTCCTCCTGAAAGGCACGACAGAGCCTGCAAACAAAAGGACAATTCAAAGAGTTAAAACAGCCAGACTCAAGAAGATTCACTGTTCAGTTAGTAACTGACCTAGACAATTCTGTTTGTAGTTTAAAGGGGTAAAGTTATTAAACACTGCACATGcgtaagatttaagatttttatttgtcacatgctcatacagatgtgcagtgaaatgtaaagatgtaaGAGTAAGAAGTAATGTAAGAGAAGTATGATTAGCTATAAAGAACCTTGATGAGATCAGGTGCTGGAGACTCCTGCAGAGATTGAGAGGGGATGAAAGGCTCCTCCAAGAAACCACTGCTGTCTGACTGGCAGCTGTTGGTACGTACAACACATCGCACTGCTCACACAAGGCAGCGCAGGAGGGGCAAAAAAACAGGAATTACTACAATTAAAATCAAGCAATAGAACAGTATTTGATCTTAATTGAGCTTAGAGTATACAGGTGACATCTTTGTAAGGCCAGAACAGTTATACTTAAGATCTGAGGGGATAAGCTTCAgacaaagactggaaacagagaAAGTACTGGCCTCATCTGGGATCACTTCTCAAGAAGGTGTACTGAACCTAAGAACCTAATGTCAAcagtgttgtattttttgtttgtttctatgttTTATACTTTGCCTAATACAGAGACCGTTAGTAATGTGTTTTTGACTGACGCAATCGAGAGTTCATAATTGGTGAAACTTCCCTTTAACATCTCGCCCTGACAGGAAACTGTGACATGTAATGATGCTGATATGAAAATGACCAAAGCCTCTGGTGACTTTGCATTTCTGCATCATGGTAGATTGTTCCACAATGTTAAAACAGTATTCAAATGATATATGGCTACATAAATTGCAATGGCTCATAAATTGCAGATCTAAAACCAGCTCTCCAAAGTCATACAAAATCGCTTCCATTCAACACTCAGGAATAGTGAGTAATggaaatgttttactttaaagtgattaaagagcaagagagagagcgagagagagagagggagtggaaaTGTGAAAACTCCATTAAATAATGATATGGTTTATAACCCACCTAAATGTTCTGCTCCTCCAGTGAAGAGCCCTGTAATACTTTCATCAAAACTATGGatctgaaattaaataaaaaatgagacaACATTGAGAAACTTCTGCAAGGAAGTGGAAGTTAATTTGactaaaacatgaaaacattacaACCAACACTACATCATGAATTtatctttaggtcctgacagaaattaataactcatgtgctctgaaaaaccatcatctgtagcagttgtaagaatgtaaaacttcgaccaatgtctgccaagAGGTAcaaatctgatgaaccaatcatgtcTCCCTGCTCTTTCTCTACCCATGGTGTGCACTAGTCCACACTCAAAGCACtgatgacggagtttatactgtgagtttatcGTTGACCGTTGTGAGTAGTAAAAGAGTCCAGTTTTTGCaagagctgaggtccgcttctggggCAACCAGAGCTCGTGAATGTCaatgaggggcgtggcttttgggGGAGCACCAATGGGAGGGGGTAGGTGTCGGCCGAGCACTGAGGTAATGCTACTTTCCAAATCATCCAAGTTTtggaaaattaccaaccctgcctttacaTCTGTAGGGTGTTCTCATATAAGTAATTGATCCCCGCATGTTCATGGGCATCATGTCCTACCAGAGGCGTGTCCAGACTATTTTGACTGGGGTAGCCCAACTTGGGCACTGACTTCATCAGGGGGGTGCATGAACtttgtgtgaaaacacacaaatgtttaaATTTTAATATTATACATTTCATATACCCTTATCTCTACGAACCATATCTACTTTTGCCACTCCTCTTGACACACCCCTGTGTCCTACAGACAAACCACTCTGCCTAAATAGTGTTGCCTTTGATGAACTTGAGCAGAAGACGTTAGACTTACCTCTTCCATTTCAAACGATTCCCTGACCTGACCTgggctcttcttcctctgtaaAAAAGGATTTCCTGTCAAGGGGCGACCTTCCTTCAGGGACCTAAAGGCTCCATCTTGAGCTATCAAAGCAGCCACTTGAGGGTGGGACTGAGCATCTGGACCAGTCCCTTGCTCCTCTGCAAGAGGACTCATTGTCTCTAGAAATCCAGTTTTCACTCTTTTTAAGGGGATCCTGTTGTCCCCCAGACTTGATGGAGGATAATGTGACTCAGGTGCTGCAAGAGGAGAGGTAACATGTGAGGTGGTAAGGTCCtgggtttttttgttcttgataTGACTGAGTGTCTTCTTTGATGCTTGTCTAAATATTAGGCCCATGCGCCTCCTTCTCTCCCGGGCCTCAGGAGGCAGGTCTTTTTCCTGTGATGCTCTCAGAGAAGAGGAGGACCCCACCAAAGATGAGAAGGCTGTGGTTACCTGCTGGAGAACCTCGAGCTGTCTAAAGCGATCTAACGGGgacagaggaaaataaaagacaggGTTAACAGGTCCATTTGTGCTGTAATGAAACAGCATTCATTTGACCTGACATCTTTTAAACCAATTTGCCTACAATACCAAATGTCATCTACAGAATGTAAAACTGTGTTAGCACTGCCACAGCTAAGCACCACTTCTTTTTCCATCCATTGCTCATTATTCTAATGTAGAGAAATCATTTCTCCGACATACAgtgatattttgtgtttcattgcACTGTGAGTCAACAGTTGGGGGTTGGCCCTATCATGTTTCAAATAATCCAAAGGGCAGGTCTAGACCagactctttgttatattatttacaaagacccagtaGTAATCCATCATCAACACAGCACTAAGCGACATTTAGCAACAGCCTTTTTCGCAATGGCAGCACCATAAATAATAACTAGGTTGCACAAAGACCAGACCTCAAATACTTCCAGCACCTTTGGGATGAACAGACATGCCTAATGTGAGCCAGATCTTATCAACTGAATTCAGTGATGAGCACCTAAGAAATGCTCTTGTAGCTGATTTGTTAGCGAAACCCTCTACCCAGATTCTAGTTGGTATGTTTTGAACAAAAGGAATTGTATGCTACGCATGCTTTTAATTAACTAAAAATCCTCAAATTGGGCTGCATGTTGGTGCATTGGTTAGCCTCACAGctaggaggttcctggttcgagtCCCTGTCGGAtagggcctctctgtgtggagtttgcatgttgtccccgtgcatgtgtgggttctctccgggtactctggcttcctcccacagtccaaagacatgctcgttaggttaacttgTGACTCTATTACTGGCTGTAGGTGTGAATgagagtgtggctggttgtccagccctgtgattgactggcaaacagtccagggtttaccccgcctctcgcccaatgacatcTGGGATCGGCTGCAGCCCCCCGCGACCCCGAACGGAAAAGGCAGTATAgcaaatggatggatggatattcctcaaatgtaaatatttatctgATTTACTTGTAGGTTAGACTTACTGCTGACATCTGGATTTTCCAAGTCCAGTCGATTCTTCTGGGCCTCCAGAAACACCTGGAGGTTTATTCCTCTTGCCTGAGACTGATAATTAATGAATCGAGCTGGGATGCGTCCGGAGAGGTCAGGTTCATCACAGCCAAAGCCCAGGTCCAAGAGAACCTCCTCTGGGTCGTCATTCCACAGGT
This is a stretch of genomic DNA from Labrus bergylta chromosome 20, fLabBer1.1, whole genome shotgun sequence. It encodes these proteins:
- the itprid1 gene encoding uncharacterized protein itprid1 isoform X1 — its product is MASEEAVAKRANLVASRAHWSHKNVSESSQETQGSPNKDSIRKWLSTTVTEEDAKQETPGKASELVRRNTSCDDDLALGVEASLYGNQGVRTVQEFLRWTRSSPAISRWNSFNSTLSDYSGPLSVMDILNLWNDDPEEVLLDLGFGCDEPDLSGRIPARFINYQSQARGINLQVFLEAQKNRLDLENPDVSNRFRQLEVLQQVTTAFSSLVGSSSSLRASQEKDLPPEARERRRRMGLIFRQASKKTLSHIKNKKTQDLTTSHVTSPLAAPESHYPPSSLGDNRIPLKRVKTGFLETMSPLAEEQGTGPDAQSHPQVAALIAQDGAFRSLKEGRPLTGNPFLQRKKSPGQVRESFEMEEIHSFDESITGLFTGGAEHLVRCVVRTNSCQSDSSGFLEEPFIPSQSLQESPAPDLIKALSCLSGGSTDSSSERPRTPSPSSPQSSPTSLLPSSLTSFSPEQSVISGPSQSPALLCDPKSDLDNSDTMTPPDQTQCPPASLAASEYEYLSPCFSSPELQDTNDQSKTPPPASFTPVSSSSSPMKADSIVSESEEVKMEEKDSPSPSLSILSHDSDPTACSSVTPPVSSYSPNLDFVINSINSSSGGPGDTQSRQTEEYFHQNSLSATDGSSSQLPSDPFLPSSAPSEIHWASSEASSSQSPENNQNDTLLRDSGEKGPCDPPSCTQTKEEEAPSCHIFQSDQDRPLYPPDLFLDSSRFEEFNQQPSLTPDPSVTICESTLSSKPHFKESLVDPTFGGMAEFTEQTISKQEGQHCFDDDGDIAVACPAQDVIPSKMDYLSLDLEDTLLRNERDERGDDRHSDTVQTPETVVYISHTESSAGLSEGSRLVDKEEEGDPQVLSGSLHGELSTETKPEELRQFYQIDINGTESDSPRTSLRFHGEVPETNTRNEIQPKSLFEIESLDVAFQTSVDGSDGESGDLDAYFQQLDNERQVYWAEPIQISNQSSLLEESGSFEASDGSPGNSLLTRGAAILDSLLSTGKVMSSLMSSSTMYTAPANPEPKPLSRSVSVQMSSSPSSHIIHRKDVPFMTDSKCSTLLPTVVPLDTSTPFRAVQSWTDWQIQKNNLSKVLSHGAPDTIQNAAGVSETIQRPTLIFSSSPSLPLLSYEGQSYECFPGMARENSTVSVSLDKGLWSDEEEEVERNGYEDEKNLWEGNHTATMACCFSCDHQGTCDYNKQHTVGNIPYSLDELEEMMLSLQQFRYVLCSMEEQLSEDQAAVYRDLSDQDREKVRDIEELRQAVKKEAGELEMHLNELAHHYDDSLKMKMHRLLDEQSLLCTQLRVSVPGKVSPSPCPASNRTVATQCCLMPWMPSMDVSSWSVDSHRQSPPGSESIREDMSCSPTKADKVDILSFLQKLKESLRHSVNTDSLE
- the itprid1 gene encoding serine-rich adhesin for platelets isoform X2 — encoded protein: MASEEAVAKRANLVASRAHWSHKNVSESSQETQGSPNKDSIRKWLSTTVTEEDAKQETPGKASELVRRNTSCDDDLALGVEASLYGNQGVRTVQEFLRWTRSSPAISRWNSFNSTLSDYSGPLSVMDILNLWNDDPEEVLLDLGFGCDEPDLSGRIPARFINYQSQARGINLQVFLEAQKNRLDLENPDVSNRFRQLEVLQQVTTAFSSLVGSSSSLRASQEKDLPPEARERRRRMGLIFRQASKKTLSHIKNKKTQDLTTSHVTSPLAAPESHYPPSSLGDNRIPLKRVKTGFLETMSPLAEEQGTGPDAQSHPQVAALIAQDGAFRSLKEGRPLTGNPFLQRKKSPGQVRESFEMEEIHSFDESITGLFTGGAEHLVRCVVRTNSCQSDSSGFLEEPFIPSQSLQESPAPDLIKALSCLSGGSTDSSSERPRTPSPSSPQSSPTSLLPSSLTSFSPEQSVISGPSQSPALLCDPKSDLDNSDTMTPPDQTQCPPASLAASEYEYLSPCFSSPELQDTNDQSKTPPPASFTPVSSSSSPMKADSIVSESEEVKMEEKDSPSPSLSILSHDSDPTACSSVTPPVSSYSPNLDFVINSINSSSGGPGDTQSRQTEEYFHQNSLSATDGSSSQLPSDPFLPSSAPSEIHWASSEASSSQSPENNQNDTLLRDSGEKGPCDPPSCTQTKEEEAPSCHIFQSDQDRPLYPPDLFLDSSRFEEFNQQPSLTPDPSVTICESTLSSKPHFKESLVDPTFGGMAEFTEQTISKQEGQHCFDDDGDIAVACPAQDVIPSKMDYLSLDLEDTLLRNERDERGDDRHSDTVQTPETVVYISHTESSAGLSEGSRLVDKEEEGDPQVLSGSLHGELSTETKPEELRQFYQIDINGTESDSPRTSLRFHGEVPETNTRNEIQPKSLFEIESLDVAFQTSVDGSDGESGDLDAYFQQLDNERQVYWAEPIQISNQSSLLEESGSFEASDGSPGNSLLTRGAAILDSLLSTGKVMSSLMSSSTMYTAPANPEPKPLSRSVSVQMSSSPSSHIIHRKDVPFMTDSKCSTLLPTVVPLDTSTPFRAVQSWTDWQIQKNNLSKVLSHGAPDTIQNAAGVSETIQRPTLIFSSSPSLPLLSYEGQSYECFPGMARENSTVSVSLDKGLWSDEEEEVERNGYEDEKNLWEGNHTATMACCFSCDHQGTCDYNKQHTVGNIPYSLDELEEMMLSLQQFRYVLCSMEEQLSEDQAAVYRDLSDQDRRCTDCWMSSLCSALNSESLYLERCPHHRARPPTGQ